GCCGCCGCTCGGGCCGCTCCGCGTAGAGCGCGAACAGGCGCGAGCCGAGGCCCGGCATGATGCGCTCGCCCGCGAGCGCCGCGACCTCGTCGTCGCGCTCGCTCCACGCACCGGCCCGCGCCGTCCCGAAATCGGCGCGCGTGCGCGCGCGCTCGGCGCAGCGCACTGCCGCGAGCTTCATGCCGCCCATCTCGACGCGCGCGTGCACGCGCACGTCGTGCTGCGCGCCGAAGCGGTCGAGCGGCGCGTCGACGACCGCGAGCGGCGCCGTCGCGAGATCGCCCTGCTGGAGGACGAGCTCGAGGCTCGCGCCGTCGGCCGCCGCGAGCCCGTCGACGACGACGGTGCGCTTGAAGATGCGCTCGCCCGCGGCGCGGGCCGCGCCGTCCGCGCCGCGCGCGCGCTGCTCGGCGTCGATCGCGGAGGGCAGGGCGCGGCCGAGCGTCTGCGCGAGCGTCAGCAGGTGCGTGCAGCCGAGCCCGCCGCCGAAGAGCGCGCTCGCGCGCTTCTCGAAGCCGGGCGCGAGCCGCTCGCCCGCCAGCGCGAGCAGGCGCTCGCGCGGGTCGCGGCAGCACTCGCCGTCCGTGCGCGGCGAGGGCTCGACCGCGACGTACGGCTGCTCGACGCGCATGTCGTCGACGCGGCGCGTGGCGGCGTCGACGTCGAGCTCGATGCGCATGTGGTGCACGAAGCCGGCGTTCTGGATGTCCGAGAGCATCGGGACGAAGCCGCACTTGCGGACGTCGACGATGGCGCCGCGCGCGAGCAGCCTCCCTTCCGCGGCCGCGACGAGCTCGATCTCGAGCAGGCGCGTGTGGCAGGGATGTCCGGCGGCGGCGACGTGCAACGCGGGCTCCTCGACGGGGGGCGCAGCATAGCGGCTGGCCTCGCGTGCGCGCGGGGCGCGCCGCGCGCGCGGCGCGGCTGCGCGTCGGCTGCGCGCGTCATCGAAACGTGCCCCGGCCGTCGCGCTCGAGGCACAAGGTCGCGGTATTCCACTCCGAAACGCCCCCCGAGCCGTCGGCCGAGGCATCTCCGCCTCGCAGCCGGCGCGGGGAGGCGCGACATGAGACGCGGAACGCGCGCACTCGTCGCTGCAACGCTCGCCTCGACCGGGCTCCTGCTCGGTGTCCTGCTCCCGTCCGTCGCCACTGCCGGCGATCTCTCGCTGCCGTCGATCGGCGTCCGCGGCGCGTTCGCGCCGAGCGACGACGACATCGGCCACCGCTACAAGTTCCTCGGCCGCTCTCTCGTGAGCGCCTTCGGCGACCGGCTCGAGATCGGGGCCGAGATCGAGCTGAGCAAGTACTCGACGATGCTCGCCGGGCTTCCCGGCATCCAGGTCAAGTCCTACAACATCCGCACCGTGCTCCTGTTCGTGCCGTGGCCCGACCGCGTCTCGCCCTACGTGGGGACGGGCCTCGGCGTCGACGTGATGCGTCTCGACGACGACATGGTCGAGTCGGTGATCCAGCAGATGCGTGTCGACAACTTCGGTATCCGCATGGGGGGAGTGAGCTTCCTCGGGATCCAGCTTCCGGTCGCGCGCGACGCGGTGCTCTTCGCCGAGGGCCGCGCGGCCGCGGCGTTCCAGGTGATCGACGCGACGGACGTCGAGATGGGCGCCGGCATCTTCGAGGGCGTCGGCGCGATCGCCGGCCTGCGCATGCGCTTCTGAGCGGACGCGCGGCGTCGCTCCCGCCCGCACCGCGCCCCCGCGATTGACCTTCCCGAGCCGCCCGCGTATATCGGGGGCGTCCGGCGCCGCTGCGCGGCGCCGCGCCCTTTCCCCATCTCCCGGGGCCCGCGGAGGCAGCGCCATGCTCGATGTCGTGATTCGGGGCGGAACGGTCGTCGACGGAACGGGAGCGCCCGCGCGCCGCGCCGACGTCGGCATTCGCGGCGACCGCATCGTCGCGATCGGCGACGTGGCCGAGCGCGGTGCGCAGGAGATCGACGCGACGGGCCGAGTGGTCGCGCCGGGCTTCATCGACGTCCACACGCACTACGACGCGCAGGTGTTCTGGGACGGCACGCTCTCGCCGTCGCCCTTCCACGGCGTCACGACGATCTTCGGCGGCAACTGCGGCTTCAGCATCGCGCCGCTCTCCCCCGACGCGGGCGGCTACCTCATGCGCATGCTCGCGCGCGTCGAGGGCATGCCGCTCGAGAGCCTCGAGAAGGGCGTGCCCTGGGACTGGCAGGCCTTCGGCGAGTACCTCGACCGGCTCGAAGGTCGCATCGCGGTGAACGCGGGATTCATGGTCGGGCACTCGGCGCTGCGGCGCGTCGTGATGGGCGAGCGCGCCGTCGGCAGCGAGGCGACCGCGGAGGAGCTCGCCTCGATGAAGGCGCTGCTCGCGCGCTCGCTCGCCGAGGGCGGCATGGGCTTCTCGTCGACCATCTCGCCCACGCACAACGACGGCGAGGGCAACCCCGTGCCCTCGCGGCACGCGGCGCGCGAGGAGCACGTCGAGCTCGCGCGCGTCTGCCGCGACCACCCCGGGACGACGGTCGAGTTCCTCCCCGGCGTCGGCCCGCACAGCGACGCCTCGCGCGAGCTCATGGTCGACGTGTCGCTCGCCGCGAACCGGCCGGTGAACTGGAACGTGATGGCGGTGAGCAGCGGCAACACCGACCTCACGAAGGCCCAGCTCGAGACGTCCGACTACGCGCGCGCGCGCGGCGCCGAGATCGTCGCGCTGACCGTTCCGCAGACGATGACGATCCGCATCAATCTCCACTCGGGCTTCGTGTTCGACGCGCTCGCGGACTGGGACTCGTTCTTCCGGCTGCCCGTCGAGGAGCGGATCGAGAAGCTGCGCGACCCGGCCTATCGCAAGTGGCTCGACGAGCGCGCCGGCTCCGAGGACTCGGGCATCATGAGGGGCATCGCCGCGAACTGGGGCGCGATGCGGATCGACCAGGTGATGAGCCCGGAGAACGCGGGCTGCGCGGGCCGGACGGTGGGCGAGGTGGCGGCCGAGCGCGGCACGACGCCGTTCGACACGCTCTGCGACATCGCGATCGCCGACGGCCTCAAGACCTCGTTCATGCCGCCCACCGGGCTCGACGACGCCGAGACCTGGCGGCTGCGCGGGCAGGCCTGGGCGGACGACCGCACGGTGATCGGCGCGTCCGACGCGGGCGCGCACCTCGACATGATCGACACCTTCGCGTTCTCGACGCAGGTGCTGGGCAACGGCGTGCGCAAGCACGGCGCGATCCCGCTCGAGGAGGCGGTCCGGCAGCTGACCGACGTGCCGGCGCGGCTCTACGGCCTGAAGGAGCGCGGCCGCCTCGCGGAGGGCTGGTTCGCCGACGTCGTCGTCTTCGACCCGGCCACCGTCGACACGGGCCCGACGTACGTGCGCGAGGATCTCCCGGCCGGTGCGGGGCGCCTGTACGCCGACGCCGTCGGCATCGACCACGTGCTCGTGAACGGCGTCGAGATCGTGCGCGGGCGCGAGCACACCGGCGCGTTCCCGGGCACCGTGCTGCGCTCCGGCCGCGACACGGACACGGTGACGGTGCCCGGCGGCGGTCGTTAGGCGCTTCGATGTCCGACCACCCGACGAAGGACTCGGTCCGC
This genomic interval from Myxococcota bacterium contains the following:
- a CDS encoding DUF2889 domain-containing protein encodes the protein MHVAAAGHPCHTRLLEIELVAAAEGRLLARGAIVDVRKCGFVPMLSDIQNAGFVHHMRIELDVDAATRRVDDMRVEQPYVAVEPSPRTDGECCRDPRERLLALAGERLAPGFEKRASALFGGGLGCTHLLTLAQTLGRALPSAIDAEQRARGADGAARAAGERIFKRTVVVDGLAAADGASLELVLQQGDLATAPLAVVDAPLDRFGAQHDVRVHARVEMGGMKLAAVRCAERARTRADFGTARAGAWSERDDEVAALAGERIMPGLGSRLFALYAERPERRHVLDALLHLGPGFLQCIAALWDGPTSAGGAGGGEGIATVGGMPDACYMWRAGGGLERRRTAYIAEREAVRRAGPPGAGGGSGE
- a CDS encoding D-aminoacylase, giving the protein MLDVVIRGGTVVDGTGAPARRADVGIRGDRIVAIGDVAERGAQEIDATGRVVAPGFIDVHTHYDAQVFWDGTLSPSPFHGVTTIFGGNCGFSIAPLSPDAGGYLMRMLARVEGMPLESLEKGVPWDWQAFGEYLDRLEGRIAVNAGFMVGHSALRRVVMGERAVGSEATAEELASMKALLARSLAEGGMGFSSTISPTHNDGEGNPVPSRHAAREEHVELARVCRDHPGTTVEFLPGVGPHSDASRELMVDVSLAANRPVNWNVMAVSSGNTDLTKAQLETSDYARARGAEIVALTVPQTMTIRINLHSGFVFDALADWDSFFRLPVEERIEKLRDPAYRKWLDERAGSEDSGIMRGIAANWGAMRIDQVMSPENAGCAGRTVGEVAAERGTTPFDTLCDIAIADGLKTSFMPPTGLDDAETWRLRGQAWADDRTVIGASDAGAHLDMIDTFAFSTQVLGNGVRKHGAIPLEEAVRQLTDVPARLYGLKERGRLAEGWFADVVVFDPATVDTGPTYVREDLPAGAGRLYADAVGIDHVLVNGVEIVRGREHTGAFPGTVLRSGRDTDTVTVPGGGR